Proteins encoded together in one Catellatospora citrea window:
- a CDS encoding 2-phosphosulfolactate phosphatase yields the protein MINPYQQAGYRVRVDWGPQGADAVGAGATIVAVVDVLSFTTALTVAADLGIEVYPYRWRDASASEYARRHDALLAVGRSEVDARHPVSLSPATIRTAAGVRRLVLPSPNGSTIAQRLADTGATVVGVSLRNAAAAAAWTAARLADDPDTVVAVVAGGERWRADDSLRPAVEDLWGAGAFVDALDRHGFGPLSPEAEAAAAAYQRVAGRFPQVLQDCASGRELTGYGYPQDVAIAAEVGVSRMVPVLEGVSFRACAVG from the coding sequence ATGATCAACCCGTATCAGCAGGCCGGATACCGCGTACGCGTCGACTGGGGCCCGCAGGGCGCCGACGCGGTAGGCGCGGGAGCCACGATCGTGGCAGTGGTGGACGTGCTGTCGTTCACCACGGCGCTGACCGTCGCGGCGGACCTGGGCATCGAGGTGTACCCCTACCGGTGGCGGGACGCGAGCGCGTCCGAGTACGCCCGCCGCCATGACGCGCTACTGGCGGTGGGCCGCTCCGAGGTCGACGCCCGGCATCCGGTGAGCCTGTCGCCGGCGACGATCCGGACCGCGGCCGGCGTGCGGCGGCTGGTGCTGCCGTCGCCGAACGGATCGACGATCGCGCAGCGTCTGGCCGACACGGGAGCCACGGTGGTCGGGGTGTCGCTGCGCAACGCGGCGGCGGCCGCGGCGTGGACCGCGGCCCGGCTCGCGGACGACCCGGACACGGTGGTGGCGGTGGTCGCCGGTGGTGAGCGGTGGCGGGCCGACGATTCGCTGCGGCCGGCGGTGGAGGATCTGTGGGGTGCAGGGGCGTTCGTCGACGCCCTGGACCGGCACGGGTTCGGGCCGCTGTCACCGGAGGCGGAGGCCGCCGCGGCGGCCTACCAGCGGGTGGCGGGCCGGTTCCCGCAGGTGCTGCAAGATTGTGCGAGCGGCCGGGAGCTGACCGGCTACGGGTATCCGCAGGATGTGGCGATCGCGGCCGAGGTGGGGGTGAGCCGGATGGTGCCGGTCCTGGAGGGTGTCAGCTTCCGGGCCTGTGCGGTGGGGTGA
- a CDS encoding neutral zinc metallopeptidase, translated as MPACPRWTIALIAAVVLTLGCGALPEPATPDGGAPQSGAVPTATTTGEPDGTTTVDEFKRDARIAVTEAEAYWSGVFKASGVAFTAVGAVTAYRDSGDLVCGREPIPADNAVYCPAGDFIAYDVDWAVVAFRRIGDAFVYYLLGHEYAHAVQARLGIEHRYGIDHELQADCMAGAYLGDSVRSRRLRLADGDLEEFRRGLLAVGDPEGQPWFAPESHGTVAQRTDAFFAGYEKSLDACDLS; from the coding sequence ATGCCCGCCTGCCCCCGCTGGACCATCGCGCTCATCGCCGCTGTCGTGCTCACCTTGGGCTGCGGCGCGTTGCCCGAACCTGCCACCCCTGACGGCGGTGCGCCTCAGTCCGGTGCGGTTCCCACCGCCACCACCACCGGCGAACCCGACGGCACCACGACCGTCGACGAGTTCAAGAGGGACGCCCGCATCGCGGTCACCGAGGCCGAGGCCTACTGGTCCGGCGTGTTCAAAGCCTCCGGTGTCGCCTTCACTGCCGTCGGTGCCGTCACGGCCTACCGCGACAGCGGCGACCTCGTCTGCGGCCGCGAACCGATCCCCGCCGACAACGCCGTCTACTGCCCGGCGGGCGATTTCATCGCCTACGACGTCGACTGGGCTGTGGTGGCGTTCCGCAGGATCGGCGACGCGTTCGTGTACTACCTGCTGGGCCATGAGTACGCCCACGCCGTCCAGGCCCGTCTCGGCATCGAGCACCGCTACGGCATCGACCATGAACTCCAGGCGGACTGCATGGCCGGCGCCTACCTCGGCGACTCCGTCCGCAGCCGCCGGCTGCGGCTCGCCGACGGCGACCTCGAGGAGTTCCGCCGCGGCCTGCTCGCCGTCGGTGACCCTGAAGGCCAGCCCTGGTTCGCCCCCGAGTCCCACGGCACCGTCGCCCAGCGCACCGACGCGTTCTTCGCCGGGTACGAGAAGTCCTTGGACGCCTGCGATCTCAGCTGA
- a CDS encoding bifunctional 5,10-methylenetetrahydrofolate dehydrogenase/5,10-methenyltetrahydrofolate cyclohydrolase yields the protein MSAPATARLLPGKPVADEVLADVATRSAALRARGITPSLATLLVGDDDASAGYIRIKQQQAAALGFVSPHEHLPATATQADVERVITAWNDDPTVHGMLVQYPIPGHLDYNAALQAMDPDKDVDGMHPMNMGRLALGIPGPLPCTPAGIEALLAHYDIGVAGREVVILGRGATLGRPLAMLLAQKRPTADAAVTVVHTGVKDWARYTRRADILIAAAGVPGIIQPEHVKPGAVVVGGGVRYEGRRILPDVDESVADVAGAITPRVGGVGPTTVAMLFRNVVAAAERANP from the coding sequence ATGTCCGCGCCCGCCACCGCCCGCCTGCTGCCCGGCAAACCCGTCGCCGACGAGGTCCTCGCCGACGTCGCCACCCGCTCAGCCGCGCTGCGCGCCCGTGGCATCACTCCCAGCCTGGCCACCCTGCTCGTCGGCGACGACGATGCCAGCGCCGGCTACATCCGCATCAAGCAGCAGCAGGCCGCCGCGCTGGGCTTCGTGTCCCCGCACGAGCACCTGCCCGCCACCGCCACCCAGGCCGACGTCGAGCGCGTCATCACCGCCTGGAACGACGACCCGACCGTGCACGGCATGCTCGTGCAGTACCCCATCCCCGGCCACCTCGACTACAACGCCGCCCTGCAGGCCATGGACCCCGACAAGGACGTCGACGGCATGCACCCCATGAACATGGGTCGCCTCGCCCTAGGCATCCCCGGCCCGCTGCCGTGCACCCCCGCCGGCATCGAAGCACTGCTCGCCCACTACGACATCGGCGTCGCCGGCCGTGAGGTCGTCATCCTCGGCCGCGGCGCGACCCTCGGCCGTCCCCTGGCCATGCTGCTCGCGCAGAAACGCCCCACAGCCGACGCCGCCGTCACCGTCGTGCACACCGGCGTCAAGGACTGGGCCCGCTACACCCGCCGCGCGGACATCCTCATCGCCGCCGCCGGCGTGCCCGGCATCATCCAGCCCGAACACGTCAAGCCCGGCGCTGTGGTCGTGGGCGGTGGCGTGCGCTACGAAGGCCGCCGCATCCTGCCCGACGTCGACGAGTCCGTCGCCGACGTCGCCGGGGCGATCACCCCCCGCGTAGGCGGCGTCGGCCCGACCACCGTCGCGATGCTGTTCCGCAACGTCGTCGCCGCCGCCGAACGCGCCAACCCGTGA
- a CDS encoding MOSC domain-containing protein, translating into MTPARAAVATLHRYPVKSLLGEQLDTADVIGTGLTGDRALALRDTTTGRIASAKHPRLWQRLLTLTATTDPHGVHITGPGTDVHSTDPAAAKTLSALLGRDVELTATPPEQARLDRADPDAFLRVGITATLPLAASALGGAAPGTFFDFAPVHLLTTATLRRITALHPGHTADPCRYRPNIVVDTTADGFPEDDWVGRELRIGDDLVLRVIVTTPRCAIPTLAHGGLPRDLDALRVLARHHRIVPLPALGPQPCAGVYAQVLHPGRIGPGDPVRAV; encoded by the coding sequence GTGACCCCCGCGAGGGCCGCGGTCGCCACCCTGCACCGGTACCCGGTCAAATCCCTGCTCGGCGAACAGCTCGACACCGCCGACGTGATCGGCACCGGCCTGACCGGCGACCGCGCCCTCGCCCTGCGCGACACCACCACCGGCCGCATCGCCAGCGCCAAACACCCCCGGCTCTGGCAGCGGCTGCTCACCCTCACCGCCACCACCGACCCCCACGGCGTACACATCACCGGCCCCGGAACCGACGTGCACAGCACCGACCCGGCCGCCGCGAAGACCCTCTCGGCGCTGCTCGGCCGCGACGTCGAACTCACCGCGACCCCACCCGAACAGGCCCGACTCGATCGCGCCGACCCCGACGCCTTCCTGCGTGTCGGCATTACCGCGACCCTGCCGTTGGCCGCCAGCGCCCTCGGCGGCGCCGCACCGGGCACCTTCTTCGACTTCGCGCCCGTACACCTGCTCACCACCGCGACCCTGCGCCGCATCACCGCGCTGCACCCCGGCCACACCGCCGACCCGTGCCGCTACCGGCCCAACATCGTCGTCGACACCACCGCCGACGGCTTCCCCGAGGACGACTGGGTCGGCCGCGAGCTGCGCATCGGCGACGACCTCGTACTGCGCGTCATCGTCACGACACCACGCTGCGCGATCCCCACCCTCGCCCACGGCGGCCTGCCCCGCGACCTCGACGCCCTGCGGGTGCTCGCCCGCCACCACCGCATCGTGCCGCTGCCCGCACTCGGCCCGCAGCCCTGCGCGGGTGTCTACGCCCAGGTCCTGCACCCGGGCCGGATCGGCCCCGGTGACCCCGTCCGCGCCGTTTAG
- a CDS encoding extracellular solute-binding protein: MRRTARGIAVLASAAIALAVTACGNDATEAPTKTDPAALAAELTWWDTSDPANEGPAFKELITEFNKTYPNVKINYQSVPFGEAQNKFKTAAAAKSGAPDILRAEVAWVPEFASLGYLYNLDGSELLADESDYFATPMSANKFDGKTYGVPQVTDSLALMYNKKIFADAGITEAPKTWADVKTAAAAIKAKTKKDGLFINAGGYFLLPFIYGEGGDLVDTAAKKITVNSAANVAGIAVAADLVKSGAAVKPPANDSYGTMMTLFKEQKVAMIINGPWEVNNLRNAPTFGGIDNLGVAAVPAGSAKAGAPVGGHNYVLYSGMAQDKAAAAIAFVKFMSSATSQAFLADKLGVLPTRKSAYDIDKVKNNAIIAAFQPVVSSAVARPWIPEGGQFFGPLDTMATEVLVQGKDPKTSLDGVANKYKTEVVTAYSAG, from the coding sequence ATGCGTCGCACCGCCAGAGGGATCGCCGTTCTTGCCTCCGCTGCCATCGCACTCGCGGTGACGGCATGTGGCAACGACGCGACCGAGGCACCCACCAAGACCGACCCCGCAGCCCTGGCTGCCGAGCTGACGTGGTGGGACACGTCGGACCCCGCCAACGAGGGCCCGGCGTTCAAGGAGCTCATCACCGAGTTCAACAAGACCTACCCGAACGTGAAGATCAACTACCAGTCGGTCCCGTTCGGCGAGGCGCAGAACAAGTTCAAGACCGCCGCCGCGGCCAAGTCCGGCGCCCCGGACATCCTGCGCGCCGAGGTGGCGTGGGTGCCGGAGTTCGCGTCCCTGGGCTACCTGTACAACCTCGACGGCAGCGAGCTGCTCGCCGACGAGTCGGACTACTTCGCCACCCCCATGTCGGCGAACAAGTTCGACGGCAAGACCTACGGCGTCCCGCAGGTCACCGACTCGCTCGCGCTCATGTACAACAAGAAGATCTTCGCCGACGCGGGTATCACCGAGGCGCCGAAGACCTGGGCCGACGTGAAGACCGCCGCGGCTGCGATCAAGGCCAAGACCAAGAAGGACGGCCTGTTCATCAACGCCGGCGGCTACTTCCTGCTGCCGTTCATCTACGGCGAGGGCGGCGACCTGGTCGACACCGCCGCCAAGAAGATCACCGTGAACTCCGCGGCCAACGTCGCGGGCATCGCGGTCGCCGCTGACCTGGTCAAGTCCGGCGCCGCGGTCAAGCCGCCGGCCAACGACTCCTACGGCACCATGATGACCCTGTTCAAGGAGCAGAAGGTCGCCATGATCATCAACGGCCCGTGGGAGGTCAACAACCTCCGCAACGCGCCGACCTTCGGTGGCATCGACAACCTCGGCGTCGCCGCGGTCCCGGCAGGTTCGGCCAAGGCCGGCGCGCCCGTGGGCGGCCACAACTACGTGCTGTACTCCGGCATGGCGCAGGACAAGGCCGCCGCGGCCATCGCGTTCGTGAAGTTCATGTCCTCGGCGACCTCGCAGGCGTTCCTGGCCGACAAGCTCGGTGTGCTGCCGACCCGCAAGTCGGCGTACGACATCGACAAGGTGAAGAACAACGCGATCATCGCGGCGTTCCAGCCGGTCGTGTCCTCCGCAGTGGCCCGCCCGTGGATCCCCGAGGGTGGCCAGTTCTTCGGCCCGCTCGACACGATGGCCACCGAGGTCCTGGTCCAGGGCAAGGACCCGAAGACCTCCCTCGACGGGGTCGCGAACAAGTACAAGACCGAGGTCGTCACCGCCTACTCGGCGGGCTGA
- a CDS encoding GNAT family N-acetyltransferase gives MFDDQTADFSVKPTLTGDKVVLRPFADGDLDGIRAALRDPEVIRLTGSSAGEEDDAEQEKILRRWYGTRNAQPDRLDLAVVDRATDACVGEVVFNEWSAGNRSCNFRVLLAAAGRDRGLGTEAIRLFVGYGFERLGLHRVELEVFAFNPRARRVYEKVGFVAEGVLREVLRDGDGWVDATVMSILSHEWERHRGRP, from the coding sequence GTGTTCGACGATCAGACGGCCGATTTCAGCGTCAAGCCGACCCTCACCGGTGACAAGGTGGTGCTGCGCCCGTTCGCCGACGGGGATCTGGACGGTATCCGGGCCGCGCTGCGCGATCCGGAGGTGATCCGGCTGACCGGCAGCAGCGCCGGCGAGGAGGACGACGCGGAGCAGGAGAAGATCCTGCGCCGCTGGTACGGCACCCGCAACGCGCAGCCGGACCGGCTGGATCTGGCGGTGGTGGACCGGGCCACGGACGCGTGTGTCGGCGAGGTGGTGTTCAACGAGTGGAGTGCGGGCAACCGCAGCTGCAATTTCCGGGTGCTGCTCGCTGCGGCGGGCCGGGACCGGGGGCTGGGCACGGAGGCGATCCGGCTGTTCGTCGGGTACGGCTTCGAGCGGCTGGGTCTGCACCGGGTCGAGTTGGAGGTGTTCGCGTTCAATCCGCGGGCGCGCCGGGTGTACGAGAAAGTGGGTTTCGTCGCGGAGGGTGTGCTGCGTGAGGTGCTGCGCGACGGGGACGGCTGGGTGGACGCGACGGTGATGTCGATCCTGTCGCACGAGTGGGAGCGCCACCGCGGCCGTCCGTGA
- a CDS encoding maleylpyruvate isomerase N-terminal domain-containing protein: protein MRDPGHDDLRQALQALQAALRPHTAADWDVPAGTLDWTCRDTAAHIAHDLTAYAGQLAAAPDDAYLPCDLTVRPEATTAQLLQIITAAGGLLATALAAADPALRAWHWGPCDPSGFAAMGMAETLLHTHDITRALDPAWRPPADLAALILHRLFPDAPTGDPADVLLWCTGRGDLPGRAHRTQWSWRAARG from the coding sequence ATGCGCGACCCCGGCCACGACGACCTCCGGCAGGCCCTGCAAGCCCTGCAAGCCGCCCTCCGCCCGCACACCGCCGCCGACTGGGACGTCCCGGCCGGCACGCTCGACTGGACCTGCCGCGACACCGCCGCCCACATCGCCCACGACCTCACCGCGTACGCCGGCCAGCTCGCCGCCGCCCCCGACGACGCGTACCTGCCCTGCGACCTCACCGTGCGCCCCGAGGCCACCACGGCACAGTTGCTGCAGATCATCACCGCCGCGGGCGGGCTGCTGGCCACCGCGCTCGCCGCCGCCGACCCCGCCCTGCGCGCCTGGCACTGGGGCCCCTGCGACCCGAGCGGCTTCGCCGCCATGGGCATGGCCGAGACGCTGCTGCACACCCACGACATCACCCGCGCCCTGGACCCCGCCTGGCGGCCGCCCGCCGACCTGGCCGCGCTGATCCTGCACCGGCTGTTCCCCGACGCCCCCACCGGAGACCCCGCCGACGTGCTGCTCTGGTGCACCGGCCGCGGCGACCTGCCCGGCCGTGCCCACCGCACCCAGTGGAGCTGGCGCGCCGCCCGCGGCTGA
- a CDS encoding DUF6817 domain-containing protein, whose protein sequence is MGDEEVKALLRMRGAQTIDHPGGTLYTHLVRVHDRLAAHGLPDSTALAGLAHAAYGTDGFDTALLTLDERDLLRAAAGPDAELIVHRYAATGRKATWQPLAQTRQLHNRFDGTVQTLTAAELRPLVDLSIVNELDLCEQAPDVATRYGDYFRTLFASWADLASPQVTADARATLGG, encoded by the coding sequence ATGGGCGACGAAGAAGTCAAGGCACTGCTGCGCATGCGCGGCGCGCAGACCATCGACCATCCCGGCGGCACCCTCTACACCCATCTGGTACGCGTACACGACCGCCTCGCCGCACACGGCCTGCCCGACTCGACCGCGCTCGCGGGCCTGGCCCACGCCGCGTACGGCACCGACGGTTTCGACACCGCCCTGCTCACCCTTGACGAACGCGACCTGCTGCGCGCCGCCGCCGGGCCCGACGCCGAACTCATCGTGCACCGCTACGCCGCCACCGGACGCAAGGCGACGTGGCAGCCCCTGGCGCAGACCCGGCAGTTGCACAACCGCTTCGACGGCACCGTGCAGACCCTCACCGCCGCCGAACTGCGCCCACTGGTCGACCTGAGCATCGTCAACGAACTCGACCTGTGCGAGCAGGCCCCCGACGTCGCCACCCGCTACGGCGACTACTTCCGCACCCTGTTCGCCTCCTGGGCCGACCTGGCCTCCCCGCAGGTCACCGCCGACGCCCGCGCCACCCTCGGCGGCTGA